CATAGATGGTTACATCATATTTTAGTAGATCACTTTGGCCGTAAAGACGCGAGAAACACAGGAATGTAACCGATAAAAAAAGGATAATTTTTGATTTCAAACCTTATTTGTTTTTTTTATAAAATTGGAATAAATAAACATATTCAGCGTCAATAAACTGTGTATTGAACCTTGCAACATCTAGTAGGTTTCCTGAATCATCAACACAAACAATATTAAATCCACCATCATTAATGCTATATTCTTTTCCATCTATTTTAATGGATGCACTGTTTTTGCCATCAGAAGAGGCAGAAATTTTATGGTCGCCAATATCAGTTTCTAATTTTGCTCCTTTATTTTGCCCTAATGATTCAGTCATTATTTTTCCTTTGTAAAGATGGGCAACAAAACCTTGTTCATTTTTTAATTTGAAAATGTTGGAGTGCATCTTTGTGAAACATTCTCCAGTTTGTGGAGATATTTTTTTGAATAAATTATATTTTGTAGACAAAAAAACGTGTTCCATTTTATGTTTTTCTAGGTAATCTCCAAGGTTTTTTAATGATGGTTGAACCATCACAAAATTACTATCACTGCTAAAACTCTTTAATAGCCCTGGTGTAATATAAAAAGTGTCAACCTCTGTTTTAAGAAGCTGGTCAAGATTACAGAATAGACGGATTTTTGTGTAGGGTGCGATGGTGTTTAAATTCTTTCCAGTAGTGCAAGCAAGTGGGCTATCGTTTTCAAATAGAACGCAGTCGCCCTTTCTTAATTTTAAAACAGAACGACTTAATTGTTGATTCAAAGCAAATTCACTTTTTTTAATTTGATTCGAAACAGAATCGGCAGAAAACTGCGGGTATTGAAAATTCCAGATGTAATAATCTATATGGTCATCTATTGCTGGATGATCATTCCATTTATAAGTTTGAATATCTGTTGCTCCTTTTATTGTATGAATAAATATTCCTGGAATCGATAGCAGAAAAAAAAGTGTTAAGATAAGTTTTGACGCTAACGCATGCTTCGACTTTTCAAAACTAATAATGAACATGATAAACAAAGGAATTAATGCATCGGAAAAAAGCCGTGGCCCATAACTCCAACCTCCCCACCAATTGGGTTGACGAGCTAACATAAATGTGTGTATTACAAACCAGATAAGGCTGATCATGTATAGAGGATGTTTCCGAGCTTCTTTGACGAAGACACCATAAAACGAAAGTAACAATACCGGAGTAAAAAGGAATAACCCTCTTGCCGGACTGAATAAGATGGCTAAGAAATTTTCAGAAAGTGGAGTGGTAGATTTTTTATGCATCCAGAATAATGGATGATAATAAGCAGGAACAACGATGTTAAAATGAGTAATTGCATAAATTCCAAATGGAATGTATAGTATGAAAATTGTTAAGACATATTGCTTAAGTGCATGTCTGTTAATTTTGAATAACCAAAATCCCACAATAAAAAAAACGATCAGAGAAGAAGGCCTGCACAGCCAAGCAGAGTAAAGGTAAAACCCAAGTAAAATGCCATTTATATTTTTAGGATCAGTATAATTTTTAGCTAATAGATTAAAGGCAAGTAACAGGAAAATTATTTCAAAATTGAAACTCCATAAGGCCATTCCTATTGTACTCGAAACAGTTGACCCTACGCAAATTAAAAAGGAAAAGAGAAGGGCATATATAAAGGAAACAAATTTAGATGCAAGAAAGAATAGAAGAATGAATATTATTACAACACAACCGGAAGCAATGTTGGATTGCCACAAAGCATCATCTGATTTGTTTGTGAAATCGTACCCCAGAATGCGTGCAACCCCAACAATGGGTAAACATACCAATGAAGTGCCAAGAGGATAAAAATAATATACCTTCTGTTCTTTCTCCCAGTAAGAGTATTTCCAATCTCCATCTGCAAAATCGGAAGGGGTCGTTTTTATAAAATAGCGATATAGATTGGTTGTTCCATTTTCTAAGATCGACTGCGAGGTAAGTAACGTGAGTTGTGGATCAGAGGTTGTATAATTTCGAAAACTATTTTTTGAATTCCAAAATAAAACAATAATACAGCAAAGAATTATAAGAGGAGCATAGATTTTATTTTTCATTTATCCCCTAGAATTTTGCAGGTAGCCCTTTGTTCTTTCTCCAATCAACCATTGGCTGGTATGGCCCGAATTTGTGCTGGCTTTCAGGGAAACTATCAATATAGGGGCCTTGACCATAATCCAGTGGTTTTGTTTCTTTATTGGGATAGCTCGTTAAATCATTATCATGAGGACGCACACGTGAATCTGATCATCATTAATGAATGCCGCAACATCAAAAGACTCTTCAATGGTTAAAACAGGTTTGTTGTAAGAAGCTTTGTTGAATGGCATATTGCAATAGATAAAGGTTGCCGCTTTTACTACTCGATGCATACTGCTTCCTGGTTTGTAGCTTTTTAAACCCCATAATGGAGGATATTCGTAGCAAATGTTGTTGGTCTTCATTTTTCCTTCACCATTTTCACCATGGCATGATTGGCAATCTCTCATATACACAAGTTTCCCCTTTTCTACATCTGCGGCCCTTTTCGGGAATTCAATTTTGAGAGGACTATCTCCTAAAACATGTTGATTAACCGGCACACCTTGTCCTAGCCATTTAATATAACATATTATCGCTGTCATCTCTTTGCTGTCTAATGGAAGTGGTTTCCCATTGTGCGGTCGTTCAATACAGTTATTAACGCGTTCTGATAAGGATAGAATTTTATTTTCTCGAGCCCTATATTGAGGATATCGGGCATGTGTACTTGAAAAATTAAAACCATATAGTCTAGTTCCTCCATCGAGATGACAGTTGGTGCAATTCATTTTGTTGCCAAGGTTTTTGCTTACAATCCCTTCTGGCCCGATGTAGTATGCTGTATTTAAAATTAATTTTCTGCCATATTTTACCGCTGCTCCAAATTCATCATCTGGGATTGTAAGGGTATCTGGTGCAGTCCATTCAAGTTGGTGGGTATCTTTTTTTGGAATATTTTCTGAAATTAAATTATTTTCTTTGGCGGTCAAATCTTCCTTTGAAATAGTAGTATTACAAGCCGATTCGAGAATAATAAAAATAAAAAAAGCACCGAAATATTTCATATTATTCCAATAGATAAGTGCTCCAAATGTAATAAAAAACTTGAATTATTTATTACTACAACAAAATGATTACTTTTGGTGAAAAGGAATATAACGATGAATATTTTTGAAGAAAAAACAGGTATTAGCCCACTCGCTAAAGTTTATATTAAGAATTGGAAAATTATTTTCTATACCGTATTGGGTTGTACGTTGCTCGCTACAATCGCATCGTTTATGCTAACTCCTAGATATTCAGCAAAAACATCCTTTTTTATACCATACAATATTTCGTACGATTTAGCAATTGAAAATCCCCAATTTGGATATGATATTGAAGCAGATCGATTACTGCAAATAATCAATTCAGAACAATTACGCGATTCTGTTGACCGTAAATTCAACCTCGTTAATTATTATAAAATTGATACGGCTGATTTTGAATGGAGAGATTTATTGTCAGAAAAATATAAAAGAAGGATAGTTGCAAATCGAACAAATGTGATGTCAATTGTAATTGAAGCAGAAACACATGATCCCTATTTTTCAAAAGAAATAGTCGCATATATTTTAGAGTTA
This Bacteroidota bacterium DNA region includes the following protein-coding sequences:
- a CDS encoding c-type cytochrome, with the translated sequence MKYFGAFFIFIILESACNTTISKEDLTAKENNLISENIPKKDTHQLEWTAPDTLTIPDDEFGAAVKYGRKLILNTAYYIGPEGIVSKNLGNKMNCTNCHLDGGTRLYGFNFSSTHARYPQYRARENKILSLSERVNNCIERPHNGKPLPLDSKEMTAIICYIKWLGQGVPVNQHVLGDSPLKIEFPKRAADVEKGKLVYMRDCQSCHGENGEGKMKTNNICYEYPPLWGLKSYKPGSSMHRVVKAATFIYCNMPFNKASYNKPVLTIEESFDVAAFINDDQIHVCVLMIMI